A stretch of the Streptomyces sp. NBC_00078 genome encodes the following:
- a CDS encoding VWA domain-containing protein, with the protein MTAEAVDPARERLRRWRLVLGGDAADGTGCALSGRDAQMDGALAALYGRADKQGQTGRDRSAGLGASAPSVARWLGDIRTYFPSSVVQVMQRDAIDRLGLSTLLLEPEMLEAVEADVHLVGTLLSLNKAMPETTKETARAVVRKVVEDLEKRLAARTRATLTGALDRSARINRPRHHDIDWNRTIAANLKHYLPEYRTIVPERIIGYGRASQSTKKEVILCIDQSGSMAASVVYASVFGAVLASMRTISTRLVVFDTAVVDLTDQLDDPVDVLFGTQLGGGTDINRALAYCQSQITRPAETVVVLISDLYEGGIRNEMLKRVAAMKASGVQFVTLLALSDEGAPAYDREHAAALAALGAPAFACTPDLFPEVMAAAIEKRPLPIPDTV; encoded by the coding sequence ATGACCGCCGAGGCGGTGGACCCGGCGCGGGAGCGGCTGCGGCGCTGGCGGCTCGTGCTCGGAGGCGACGCGGCCGACGGCACGGGTTGCGCACTGTCCGGGCGGGACGCCCAGATGGACGGGGCGTTGGCCGCACTGTACGGAAGGGCGGACAAGCAGGGACAGACAGGGCGGGACCGTTCGGCGGGGCTCGGGGCGTCGGCGCCGTCCGTGGCCCGCTGGCTGGGGGACATCCGGACGTACTTCCCCTCCTCCGTCGTCCAGGTCATGCAGCGTGACGCCATCGACCGGCTCGGGCTGTCCACGCTGTTGCTGGAGCCGGAGATGCTGGAGGCGGTGGAGGCCGACGTGCACCTCGTCGGCACCCTGCTCTCCCTCAACAAGGCCATGCCCGAGACGACGAAGGAGACGGCACGGGCCGTCGTGCGCAAGGTCGTCGAGGACCTGGAGAAGCGGCTCGCCGCCCGCACCCGGGCCACCCTCACCGGCGCCCTCGACCGCAGTGCCCGTATCAACCGGCCGCGTCACCACGACATCGACTGGAACCGCACCATCGCGGCCAACCTCAAGCACTACCTGCCCGAGTACCGAACGATCGTGCCGGAGCGGATCATCGGGTACGGACGGGCGTCACAGTCCACGAAGAAGGAGGTCATCCTCTGTATCGACCAGTCGGGATCCATGGCGGCATCGGTCGTGTACGCATCGGTGTTCGGGGCGGTGCTCGCCTCGATGCGGACGATCTCCACGCGACTCGTCGTCTTCGACACGGCGGTCGTCGACCTCACCGACCAGCTCGACGACCCGGTGGACGTGCTGTTCGGCACGCAGCTGGGCGGCGGTACGGACATCAACCGGGCGCTGGCCTATTGCCAGTCGCAGATAACCCGGCCCGCGGAGACGGTGGTCGTGCTCATCAGCGATCTGTACGAGGGCGGGATACGGAACGAGATGCTCAAGCGGGTCGCCGCTATGAAGGCGTCAGGGGTGCAGTTCGTGACGCTGCTCGCGCTCTCGGACGAAGGGGCGCCCGCCTATGACCGGGAACACGCGGCCGCACTCGCCGCGCTGGGGGCACCGGCGTTCGCCTGCACACCCGATCTGTTCCCGGAGGTGATGGCGGCGGCGATCGAGAAGCGGCCACTGCCGATTCCGGACACGGTGTGA
- a CDS encoding DUF5682 family protein, which translates to MTGAERGGSGAAGEGPLLLGVRHHGPGSARAVRAALDAARPQVVLVEGPPEADALIPLAAEEDMRPPVALLAHAVDEPGRSAFWPLAEFSPEWVAIRWALQHAVPAHFIDLPATHTLAWGKGEGEDLGKETGAGGEDDADPAAGGGAGTDAEVRVDPLAVLSEAAGHGDPERWWEDVVEHRGAGEGDAFAPFVVLEEAMGALRAVYGSGGHDRDLVREAYMRLQVRAAQREFGDAVAVVCGAWHVPALREKTAVAADRALLKGLPKVKADMTWVPWTHRRLSRVSGYGAGIDSPGWYGHLFAAPDRPVERWMTKVAGLLREEDRIVSPAHVIEAVRLAETLAAMRGRPLPGLGETTDAVRAVMCEGSDVPLALVHDRLVVGDVLGEVPQSAPAVPLQRDLDRTQRRLRLKPEALERELELDLRKETDAGRSRLLHRLRLLGVAWGEPVASRGSTGTFRETWRLRWEPELSVRVAEAGVWGTTVLAAATARAEADAVAAQALADVTGLAERCLLAELPAALPVVMQVLADRAALDTDVGHLAQALPALVRSLRYGDVRGTDTGALAGVAAGLAERIFVGLPPACAALDADAAEEMRRHVDAVHGAVGLLSDVPAPEHRDLRDRWHSVLRVLSVRDTVPGVVRGRAVRLLLDDGELGQDEAARLMGLVLSPGTPPGDAAAWIEGFVGGGSGGGMLLVHDERLLALVDAWLTGVPAEAFTDVLPLLRRTFSVYEPGVRRTLGELVRRGRGERGSVTAAGSGIPGFAAALDLGRAEAVLPVVRLLLGIAEPGGPRGSEQHVGNDLVGVAG; encoded by the coding sequence GTGACAGGGGCTGAGAGGGGTGGGAGCGGTGCTGCCGGGGAAGGGCCGCTGTTGCTCGGCGTACGGCATCACGGGCCCGGCTCGGCACGCGCGGTGCGGGCGGCGCTGGACGCGGCCCGGCCCCAGGTCGTGCTCGTCGAAGGACCGCCCGAGGCCGACGCGTTGATCCCGCTGGCCGCCGAGGAGGACATGCGGCCGCCGGTCGCCCTCCTCGCCCACGCCGTGGACGAGCCCGGCCGTTCGGCCTTCTGGCCGCTCGCCGAGTTCTCCCCGGAGTGGGTCGCGATCCGGTGGGCCCTGCAGCACGCGGTCCCGGCACACTTCATCGACCTGCCCGCCACGCACACGCTGGCCTGGGGGAAGGGCGAGGGGGAGGACCTCGGAAAGGAGACGGGCGCCGGGGGCGAGGACGACGCCGATCCGGCCGCGGGCGGCGGAGCCGGCACGGACGCCGAGGTCCGGGTCGACCCCCTCGCCGTGCTCTCGGAAGCCGCCGGTCATGGGGATCCCGAGCGGTGGTGGGAGGACGTCGTCGAGCATCGGGGGGCCGGCGAGGGGGACGCGTTCGCGCCGTTCGTCGTGCTCGAGGAGGCCATGGGGGCACTGCGCGCGGTGTACGGCAGCGGAGGGCATGACCGGGATCTCGTGCGGGAGGCGTACATGCGGCTGCAGGTGCGGGCCGCGCAGCGGGAGTTCGGGGACGCGGTGGCCGTCGTGTGCGGGGCCTGGCACGTGCCCGCTCTGCGGGAGAAGACGGCTGTCGCCGCGGACCGGGCGTTGCTCAAGGGACTGCCCAAGGTCAAGGCGGACATGACGTGGGTGCCATGGACGCACCGGAGGCTGTCGCGGGTCAGCGGATACGGGGCGGGGATCGACTCGCCGGGTTGGTACGGGCACCTGTTCGCCGCCCCGGACCGGCCGGTCGAGCGGTGGATGACCAAGGTGGCCGGACTGCTGCGCGAAGAGGACCGGATCGTGTCCCCGGCGCATGTCATCGAGGCGGTGCGGCTGGCGGAGACGCTCGCCGCGATGCGGGGCCGGCCGTTGCCGGGACTCGGCGAGACGACCGACGCCGTGCGCGCCGTGATGTGCGAGGGCTCGGACGTGCCACTGGCGCTGGTGCACGACCGGCTGGTCGTCGGGGACGTGCTGGGCGAGGTTCCGCAGTCCGCGCCCGCGGTGCCGCTGCAACGGGACCTGGACCGGACCCAGCGCAGGCTGCGGCTCAAACCGGAGGCGCTGGAGCGGGAGCTGGAGCTCGATCTGCGCAAGGAGACCGACGCCGGGCGCAGCAGGCTGCTGCACCGACTTCGGCTCCTGGGCGTCGCGTGGGGCGAACCGGTGGCCTCGCGGGGGAGTACGGGCACGTTCCGGGAGACGTGGCGGCTGCGCTGGGAGCCGGAGCTGTCCGTGCGGGTGGCGGAGGCCGGGGTGTGGGGTACGACAGTGCTCGCCGCGGCGACGGCCAGGGCCGAGGCGGACGCCGTCGCCGCGCAGGCGCTGGCCGACGTCACCGGGCTCGCCGAGCGCTGCCTGCTGGCCGAACTCCCGGCAGCGCTGCCCGTGGTGATGCAGGTCCTCGCGGACCGGGCGGCCCTTGACACGGACGTCGGCCACCTCGCGCAGGCCCTGCCGGCCCTGGTCCGCTCCCTGCGGTACGGCGATGTGCGCGGCACGGACACCGGGGCGCTGGCGGGGGTCGCGGCGGGTCTCGCCGAGCGGATATTCGTCGGCCTGCCACCGGCCTGTGCGGCCCTGGACGCGGACGCGGCCGAGGAGATGCGACGCCATGTGGACGCGGTGCACGGGGCGGTGGGGCTGCTGAGCGACGTGCCCGCGCCCGAACACCGCGATCTGCGTGACCGCTGGCACTCGGTCCTGCGCGTGCTGTCCGTCCGGGACACCGTGCCCGGTGTGGTCCGAGGGCGGGCCGTGCGGTTGCTGCTGGACGACGGGGAGTTGGGGCAGGACGAAGCGGCGCGGCTCATGGGGCTCGTGCTCTCGCCGGGAACGCCGCCGGGGGACGCGGCCGCGTGGATCGAGGGCTTCGTCGGCGGAGGTTCCGGCGGCGGGATGCTCCTCGTCCACGACGAGCGGCTGCTCGCGCTGGTGGACGCCTGGCTGACCGGGGTGCCGGCGGAGGCGTTCACGGACGTACTGCCCCTGCTGCGGCGGACGTTCTCGGTGTACGAGCCGGGCGTGCGCAGGACGCTGGGCGAACTGGTCCGGCGCGGACGGGGGGAGCGGGGGAGCGTGACGGCCGCCGGCTCCGGCATACCCGGTTTCGCGGCCGCCCTCGACCTCGGGCGCGCGGAGGCCGTGCTGCCGGTGGTCCGGCTGCTGCTCGGCATCGCGGAACCCGGTGGCCCGAGGGGATCGGAACAGCACGTCGGCAACGACCTTGTGGGGGTGGCGGGATGA
- a CDS encoding AAA family ATPase, whose product MSVSVEPTTVETADVPTQDPAEALRPHAENAFAGELAALAEQDDRPRPARWRLSPWAVATYLLGGTLPDGTVITPKYVGPRRIVEVAVTTLATDRALLLLGVPGTAKTWVSEHLAAAVSGDSTLLVQGTAGTPEEAIRYGWNYAQLLANGPSRDALVPSPVMRAMAEGMTARVEELTRIPADVQDTLITILSEKTLPIPELGQEVQAVRGFNLIATANDRDRGVNDLSSALRRRFNTVVLPLPESVEAEVDIVSRRVDQIGRSLDLPAVPEGVDEIRRVVTVFRELRDGITSDGRTKVKSPSGTLSTAEAISVVTSGLALAAHFGDGVLRAGDVAAGILGAVVRDPAADRVIWQEYLEAVVRERDGWKDFYRACREVSA is encoded by the coding sequence ATGTCTGTGTCCGTGGAACCGACGACCGTCGAAACAGCCGACGTACCTACGCAGGACCCGGCCGAGGCGTTGCGACCGCACGCCGAGAACGCCTTCGCAGGTGAACTCGCCGCGCTCGCCGAGCAGGACGACCGCCCGCGCCCGGCCCGCTGGCGGCTGTCGCCGTGGGCGGTGGCGACATACCTGCTCGGCGGCACCCTGCCGGACGGCACGGTGATCACGCCGAAGTACGTGGGCCCGCGCCGCATCGTCGAGGTCGCCGTCACGACACTCGCCACCGACCGCGCCCTGCTCCTGCTCGGCGTCCCCGGCACCGCGAAGACCTGGGTGTCCGAGCATCTGGCAGCGGCGGTGAGCGGCGACTCGACGCTGCTCGTGCAGGGCACGGCGGGCACGCCGGAGGAGGCGATCCGCTACGGCTGGAACTACGCGCAGTTGCTCGCCAACGGCCCGAGCCGCGACGCCCTCGTGCCCAGCCCGGTCATGCGGGCCATGGCGGAGGGGATGACGGCGCGGGTGGAGGAACTGACCCGTATCCCGGCCGACGTGCAGGACACGCTGATCACGATCCTCTCCGAGAAGACGCTGCCGATACCGGAGCTGGGGCAGGAGGTACAGGCGGTCCGCGGCTTCAATCTCATCGCCACGGCCAACGACCGCGACCGTGGGGTCAACGACCTCTCCAGCGCCCTGCGCCGCCGCTTCAACACGGTGGTGCTGCCGTTGCCCGAGAGCGTCGAGGCCGAGGTCGACATCGTCTCGCGCCGCGTCGACCAGATCGGCCGCTCCCTCGACCTGCCGGCCGTGCCCGAGGGCGTCGACGAGATCCGCCGTGTCGTGACCGTCTTCCGTGAGCTGCGCGACGGGATCACGTCCGACGGACGTACGAAGGTCAAGTCGCCGAGCGGCACGCTGTCGACGGCGGAGGCGATCTCCGTCGTCACCAGCGGGCTCGCGCTGGCCGCTCACTTCGGTGACGGCGTGCTGCGGGCCGGCGACGTTGCCGCGGGCATCCTCGGCGCCGTCGTCCGCGACCCGGCGGCGGACCGCGTCATCTGGCAGGAGTACCTGGAGGCGGTCGTCCGCGAGCGCGACGGCTGGAAGGACTTCTACCGGGCCTGCCGGGAGGTGAGCGCGTGA